The nucleotide sequence CCGTTCGAGCTTCAGTTATgacgaatttataaaaaaaaattctccaaatggAATACACAATTAAAGGATGTTAGACTTTTGAACTACCTGCTGCGAGCGTTTCCCGATTTATCCTAATGatcggtggaaaacttccgtgaaATCGGATCGATCATCTCAGACTCGACGTTATTCAACTTGATTAATCATTTTTCTTTACAATATGATGTTTTGCTTttattaaaaatgttaaaaatatgACCAAAAAAACGTTGTGCTTATTATTAAGCATGTTAAAAATATGACCCAAAAAAACTCAGATCTATGTTTTTTATTGGAGGTGTTAGATGGATCGATATcataataaattaaagaattaGGCTAAGAATTTAGCGTGCTATGTAATAAATTGATTATTGTGGCAACAAATGACTTATCGTTGATGGAATTTAATTAAGTCAAGTGGGGCAAACTGTTATTGGATAATATTTCATAATCATATTAATTGCATAGTAGATCATATAATTAAATTAGTCCTCAAGGATTAGCATAGTTGTATGATCTTATCCCACAGATACaaaatattttattgtatatctgATATCCTCATGCAAAGAATCGATAGGAGAAAAAGATTCtaataaattatttcatttttgttatttttttagttttcaaaaaaaaaaaaaaagatttatttatcTAATTTATTTCTCGCCGACCACACATTTTGCAAATCGGTCCAAGAAGAATTAAAAATCAGCAAAAGCTTGAAATTTTATGGATTTGGTCCAGAATTTTATACATACTTGCGCAGAACGCCACTCGCTCTTGTTCCCCCCAATTCAGCGCCGCCTCGGCTTCGATCGGCGGCCGTGCCTGGCCGTGCCGAAGATCCCGCAGAGCATGTCGCATCCGCGGACGTCCGGCGACGGCGGGTCGGCGGCCGGAGGTACCTCGGCGGCGCGGAACGCCTGCCTGCGCCCTTCGCCGCTGCCGCCTTCGCCGCGGCTACGGCGATCGGGGGTGGATCCGACGGACTGCGACCGTCTCAGCTCGCAGACGCCGCCGCCGCAGGCCTCGCCGTCGGAAAGGAACCGTTCGCCCCACACCAGCCCCGACGAGCCCGACCGCCGGAAAGTTACGGCGGATCTCTGCAACTCCGccatcttctccttcttcttcttcttcttcttctgtttttttgtctctttgttttatttccttttatggctTTTGAATAGAAGAAGCAAGCGATAGTGTTGATTCTTATCCTTATGATAAGGGTCAACATcttattaattataaaaattatttaatatttaggATTTAGGGCAAATTAAAATTCTCTACTATTTTATCTTTTTCCAAAGTATATCAATCaagtgaaataatttaataacaaaaaaaaataacttagaaagaataataattttactattttattaaaaatctctctgTTTAATTCGTTAGGTAATTTTTTCTATATTGAAAAAGTGTATTGTATGCTCCTATCTAATTTTTTTTGTCTATCCCCCATcagttcatatatatatatatatatatatatatttttattggaTGAACTTTTTGtttcaataagaaatt is from Zingiber officinale cultivar Zhangliang chromosome 7B, Zo_v1.1, whole genome shotgun sequence and encodes:
- the LOC122004806 gene encoding uncharacterized protein LOC122004806, translating into MAELQRSAVTFRRSGSSGLVWGERFLSDGEACGGGVCELRRSQSVGSTPDRRSRGEGGSGEGRRQAFRAAEVPPAADPPSPDVRGCDMLCGIFGTARHGRRSKPRRR